The nucleotide window CTTCGTACCCGGAAGGCTACTCGTCCGTATATCGTTATCATCTTGACTCACACGTCGACAAGGATACTCGTTCTTGCAGCCCTCGAAACAATTCGCACTGACACGGTCACcggttgagaagaagggagatTGAAGGGCTTGTGCAGCTGTGAGACGCTTTGCGGGGTCGTACTCTAGAAGACCGGCGAGGAGCTTGTAGCCTTCTGAGCCGAGTGAGGCAAGTGGTGGTGTGCCGCCGGGAGCGCTGGTGTGGTTGATGGTGCTGTAATACCACTTCTCGAGGTTCGAACCGCCTGGGGGAGGGGGCGGTGGGTTGCGGGATCCGTAGTGGccgtggtggtgatgaggatgatgatggctgtgATGATTGTGGTGAGATGAAGCCATGGAGTTGGCGAGAGTGTTGAGTTGGTTGTATTCGGGCATGGTAGATAATAGAGGCCATTTGTCCTTTGTTGGGACACCCATGATTTCGATAATCTTTTGCATCTGGTTGCGTTGAAAGGGAACCGTCTTCTTGCTATCCATTTTGGCTTCCTCTCCTTTAAATATGGGCCTCAAGGAAAGAAGTTCGGCGAAAATACATCCGACAGCCCACATATCGATGGCAGGCGTGTAGTGATATGAACCGAGAATTAGTTCGGGGGCCCGATACCAGATAGTAACGACAACTTTATCACCGCTAAAAAGTGAGTGAAGTGGTTTATCAAATCGACGTGCTAGACCCAAATCTCCGATCTTGACTTCGCCTGATGAAGTGACCATGATGTTGGCTGGTTTGAGATCACGGTGAAGAACCCAGTTGATGTGTAGGTACTGACATCCGTTGAGGAGTTGGAACATGATACTTTTGATGGTTGCCGGGGGAATCGGATGTCGTGGCTGTTGTgtgtgatgatggatgatttgTAATAGATCATGTTCGGCATACTCAAAGACCATAAAGATACACTTGTCCTCAAGCATAATTTCGCAAAGACGAATAACATTGATGTGATGAAGTTCGCTGCAAAGACTCATCTCACGGATCGCACTCTGAGAGATGCCCGTGTAGCTGATCTGTTCACCTTCCTTGTCGGGCTTGAACTTCTTGATAGCGAATTCACCCACGGGCTTGCCATTGCGGCCAACAGCCTTGTATACCCGTCCATAGGTACCCGAGCTGATGAAGCCGATGATGCGGTAACGATCTGTGATTCGGACTTTGGGCTGATACCCAGTTGAGCGATCGTGAGGTTCTACATGACGTTTTTGGTAAGCGTGAGCAGGAAACCCGAGGCCGATGTGAGGACGGAGAGGCATCGCCGAGGATCAAGGCTTGAGTCTCGGTTGGTGAAGTGTGCGTTTAACCACTCGGCATTGGCACAGAAGAGATGAGTGAGCGAGtgagatgacgatggtgagtGATTGAGGCCAAATGTGAAAGGCTGGTCGAGGTCCACAGATGCAATGACAAAAAAGCAACGGAAGCTTGTCAGACGCCGAAGACGGAAAAAAGAGAACGAGACACCGaaagattaaataaagtGCGGACgatgacaagacaagacaagacaagacaagacaagacaagacaagacgcTTCAGCTGATGAGACTTTTAAAAAGACGTTGAGTTTGTTGATAGCTCGGAAGAACCGAGACTGAGCTGAGActgggctgagctgagctgagttgAGGAGAGTTCGAGTCAGGCAAGTCGTTGTTCAGAGTCGATCGACACCTCAGGATAATCTTTTCCCTCTTTGGACAAGTATGCGGCGCAAACCCCCAGTGAGGCAAAAACAAGGGAGACTCtaaaagaagaggagaaagacaataaaaagaaaaaaagaaatcagAGCAGCTGACGAACAAGATTATGTACGTGGAAATTGAGAATGAATATTGAATGGACACGGAAGAGATACAAAATGCATGCAACAGATGAGCTAGACTAGTGCAGTGACCGATATAGGAGACAAGGAACGTTTAGATAGGCGATGTATATGTTCGTGAGATGTGACAAACCCAAAAAAGATGAGAGAAATTGGATTGGATTATTAGaggtagagagagagagggaaatAGAGCAGACTCACCCTCAAAAGACGCCTGAACACTCCGCTTCAAACTCCCCCTGACGGCACCCAAGCCAACGGATCCCGGGCCCGAAGCCCCCGTCGGCGGATTCGTTACACTCATTTGCTTGCGCCGGGAACCCtcacaaaaaaaaaacaaaaaacgGAACGGTCCTTCCGAGCACtgtctcctctctctctgcctctgcctctctgTCCCCGTAAGCGGGATTCAATGATTTGCGAGTGGAGTATCACCCacaggagaaggagattggaTGTGCCCGTCCGTATCCGTAGTGTATCGTATCAAttcaaaaaggaaaaggtttCCCCGCGCGGGGAAATAAAGGAATAGATACCGGAGGCGTAATAGAGCGTAGGTAATAGATTCTCGCCTCCTCGTCCTAATGCACGACGCGTGAGAGTTGATAGGATGCGCATACGAGTGTGTGTAATCCCGAACTGCGCCCTTTTTTTGACTTTGGCGCTGCAGACTCTAATAAAAACGGCACTGCGCTGTAAAGTTTCTCGGGAACTGCAGCCGTTGTACTTCAGTTTCAGTTCAGTCTCTTGCGGCGCGGATCGCTATTCCTTTGGGGGCAGAGAGACGCGATATGGGGTAATCGCTGCGGAGCCACCCTGTGGAGATTGGGAATAAGATGGTTATGAGGCTGTGATGGCGATCGGTTGCGCTGGCGATGGGAGGGTTTGCGACACGGGATAAAGGTGAGAATGGTGTTTGGTATGATTGAGATTCATGCCTCGTGTTCTGGAACTTTGCGACTGTTTGTCACATTTCAGTGATGACTAAGCTGGCTTTACGGTGTCaagcttgttggtgatggttaCATTGGACACTCTTCTGGAATCATCATGAACTATACTTCTCATGCTATCGCTTTCAATGGTCTCATCATTGAAAGTTGTCTGAATTGGTCAATTGGCTCAATTGACATCAGTCAAGACCCCCAGTCAAGACAACATGATCTTCATAGCGTCTTTTCTTGCTGTCTACCACAAACTAACTTGAACGCAAAATACCTTCCCCTCTAACAATTGTTCAGAGGTTTTCCCTTATCGCGGTCCCAATTTCTCAAGCACTCTAgtaccctcctcctcccactCCGCCTTAGTAACCCACATACTCTCCTTGTCCGCCATAATGTTGGCCAACACCGCTCCACCAAGGAACACCATGTGTCGACGTCGCGGAGGATCTTCTATCCGCACCTTGAACTTGCTCAAGCGCTCAGGGTTGCCCTGCAGCGCCCGTGTGAGCCACAGCTGCTTGAGCTCCTTCTCCAATCGCGACGGAAGACCGGGATACATGCTGCTTCCGCCAGACAGGACAATAGCCTTGAACAGCGACGAGCGGATGTCCACGTCGGCGGATTGGATGGTATTGAAGAGGAATTCGCCCAGGCCGGGGGATTCGCTGTCGACGAGGTGAGGCTGGAAGAGACACTCGGGCGCCTCGAAGCGCTCGCTGCCGACGCGGATCACACGTCCGTCCGGCAGGGTGTAATCCTCGACGAGCACGGTGGTGTCCTCGCTCAGGCGCTTGTCGAGCTCGAGGTCGTACGACACGTAGCatagcttctccttgatctggCGGACGGTTTCGAAATCGGCGGTTCGGTTGAGGGCGTAGCCGcggcgcagcagcagcttgatgaggttgcGCGTGACGTCTCGGCCGGCTACGTCTAATCGCTTCGTGAGGTGGTTGAGCACCACGGATTCGTAGACGGGCACAATGTGTGTGACACCATCGCCTGAGTCGACTACGACACCGGAGCTAAGACCTACACCGCATTGATTAGCAACCAACTCTTGCGCAAGAAGTATTGAGCTTCGGGGGAAACCCACCTTGAGCGTATAGAGCCAGAACGGCCTGGATGGCGACGTAGACACCGCCAAAATTATATCTATCAAACATAACCTCGCACATCTTCTCTCGGTTCTTAAGAGGGTTCATAGGAGGCTCCGTCAAGAGGATCTTCTGGCCCGTAGGAtcgaccttgagcttctcgtaGAAGGTATAATCCCAAAGATGTTCCATATCGTCCCACTTCTTAACGATGCCGTTCTCCATGGGGTAGCTGATCTGGAGCATTGTCCTCGCGGCGGCAGCTTCGTCACCGCACatgatatccttgatgaCAACATCGCTATCGGTCTGCTCCTCGGAACGAAGGATCGGCCGGCCTACGATGGAGGGGTATTGATGCTCGGGGAAGTTCTGCGCGGCATATCCGACCTTGAGGAAACCGGTACCTCCGTCGAGGACTAAGCGGTAGAGGTTCGAGGTCAGCTTGCGTCAGGGGAGAGATGGGGGAGCTTCTGGAGCTTGCGGGGGGAGGGGAGGAGCTTACCAATGGGTGGAGGGTTAGACATTATAGCGATGGACCACGGCGGGGGGATGTGTATTGGGAGGGTTGTGAGGCCGAGGAGGTGTAGTGTTGGTATATGGGAGCTTCAGCTtagaggaggttgaggtggTCGTCAGTAGTGGGGTTCAGTGGCCGACCGTCGTCAGAGGTGGCTGAGGCGGATCACGTGGCGCCCCGCGAGCTGTTTAGCTTCCGTCCTGTCGACTAGAGACCCCTCTCAAGATAAGTGAGAGAATTAAGTGTAGGGACAGTTTTagagcttcatcaagctATATACATATTACTTTGCTTACCGTCAAGTCTTTGTGTAATCCATCATGTCCGAGCTCCGTTTCCTCCGGCGGAATCTCCGCATCCTCGTCCTAAACCCAAACTCATCCACCATCATGACAGACGGAATGGCCAACGCCATCCGCCAAATGTCACTACCAGACGTATGATACACAGACTGCTAAAGGCAAAACAGTAGTAAATTCTACACAGGCTGATGTGTCACAAAAGTCAGTTGAGATCTATACCTACACAGCCCCTCCCCACTCCGCCCCAGACAGCATCAACGACCAGGAGGGCATCGACCGCAGCACGCAGGCCGTCCTCGATGACcccaagatcgaggaggagcttgagtCGGATAAGTACGACGGCGTCCTCGTTGCGTGCTTCAGCGTCCATTGCCTGGTGTCAAAGTTGACTAGGTATCGACATCTTGCCGTGACGGGTATTTTTGAAGCGAGTATCCTCACGTCTCTTTCGCTCATGGCTGCGCCGGACAATGCAGGTAAATGGGGAATTGTCACTACTGGGAAGTGGTGGGAGGATCACTTGTCGCATGGTGTCAAGAACTTTCTTGGACAGCAGAAGGATGGTGTGAATAACAAGTTTGCTGGTGTTTTCTCGTCTGGGCTTACGGCGGGTGACTTTCATACTGTTCCTCCGGAGAAGGTAagggagaagctcaaggaggcCACTCGAAAGTTGCTCAATGAGGGACAAGTGTCGGTTGTGCTCATGGGATGCGGTGGTATGGCTGGTCTGGAGGAGATCATCCGATCGACTGCTATTGAGGAGTACGGCAAGGCTGACGGTAACCTTGTCTACATTGTTGACGGAGTCAAGGCGGGCGTCATGCAATTGGAGCAGATGATCCGCAGCAAGAAGATCTTCCGGTAAATCAGCAAGCGCCTCGTTCTATCTGTAGAGCCATATCTGCGACTGTCTAGTACGCTGCTTGAATACAAATAAAGAAATCATTCCGTGCGTGTACCTCACGCTTGATACAGTCGTGATCGTTTACTGACGATAAGTCAAGGCAGCATTTGTCGCAGGCTTCTAATCAACGCGCCTTGTCCTGCCCCAAACCTCAGCGacatccttcttgccctttgTTTCTGGCACGTTCCAGAACACAAAGATAGCAGATCCAGCGGCTAGACCTGCAAAGATGAAATAGACCCATCCGTGGCCACCCAGCAAGTCGTTAAGAGCTGAGTTTACGATTGGGAAGAATTGAGCGACCAGGAAGGTCGCTGCGTAGTTAGCAGCGAGACACCAACTCTGCGTGGCGCCAACAGCCTCTTGTCCGACTAGCTCGGAGGAGATCAGGAATGGGACCGGGCCCAGACCAACTGCGAAGAAGCCGACAAAGGCCACGACAGCGATGGCTGAGAGGATCTTGATTCCAAAGATGATTGAGATGGCTAGGATGAGAGCGCTGCTACCTTGTCCAATAATCGAGGCTAGGAGGCAGGTCTTGCGACCGAGACGATCTGGAAGAGGAGCGCATGCGATGGTAGTGAACAAGTTAACAACGGAAACGAGAATGGTGAGCAGCGACGAAGAAACAGGCAGTAGGTCAGCAAGAAGAGACACGGAGTACATGATGATCGAGTTGACGCCGCAAAGTTGCTGAGCAAACATGATTCCCACCACAGCGACGATTGCAGGTCTGGTATCAGGATCTTTCAGTACCTCGAAGAATCCAAGATGCTCAGTCCGGCCCTTT belongs to Fusarium musae strain F31 chromosome 9, whole genome shotgun sequence and includes:
- a CDS encoding hypothetical protein (EggNog:ENOG41), which codes for MSELRFLRRNLRILVLNPNSSTIMTDGMANAIRQMSLPDADVSQKSVEIYTYTAPPHSAPDSINDQEGIDRSTQAVLDDPKIEEELESDKYDGVLVACFSVHCLVSKLTRYRHLAVTGIFEASILTSLSLMAAPDNAGKWGIVTTGKWWEDHLSHGVKNFLGQQKDGVNNKFAGVFSSGLTAGDFHTVPPEKVREKLKEATRKLLNEGQVSVVLMGCGGMAGLEEIIRSTAIEEYGKADGNLVYIVDGVKAGVMQLEQMIRSKKIFR
- the ARP2 gene encoding Arp2/3 complex subunit, actin nucleation center (EggNog:ENOG41~BUSCO:EOG09262MEK), whose translation is MSNPPPIVLDGGTGFLKVGYAAQNFPEHQYPSIVGRPILRSEEQTDSDVVIKDIMCGDEAAAARTMLQISYPMENGIVKKWDDMEHLWDYTFYEKLKVDPTGQKILLTEPPMNPLKNREKMCEVMFDRYNFGGVYVAIQAVLALYAQGLSSGVVVDSGDGVTHIVPVYESVVLNHLTKRLDVAGRDVTRNLIKLLLRRGYALNRTADFETVRQIKEKLCYVSYDLELDKRLSEDTTVLVEDYTLPDGRVIRVGSERFEAPECLFQPHLVDSESPGLGEFLFNTIQSADVDIRSSLFKAIVLSGGSSMYPGLPSRLEKELKQLWLTRALQGNPERLSKFKVRIEDPPRRRHMVFLGGAVLANIMADKESMWVTKAEWEEEGTRVLEKLGPR
- the SSN3 gene encoding cyclin-dependent protein kinase (EggNog:ENOG41), with product MPLRPHIGLGFPAHAYQKRHVEPHDRSTGYQPKVRITDRYRIIGFISSGTYGRVYKAVGRNGKPVGEFAIKKFKPDKEGEQISYTGISQSAIREMSLCSELHHINVIRLCEIMLEDKCIFMVFEYAEHDLLQIIHHHTQQPRHPIPPATIKSIMFQLLNGCQYLHINWVLHRDLKPANIMVTSSGEVKIGDLGLARRFDKPLHSLFSGDKVVVTIWYRAPELILGSYHYTPAIDMWAVGCIFAELLSLRPIFKGEEAKMDSKKTVPFQRNQMQKIIEIMGVPTKDKWPLLSTMPEYNQLNTLANSMASSHHNHHSHHHPHHHHGHYGSRNPPPPPPGGSNLEKWYYSTINHTSAPGGTPPLASLGSEGYKLLAGLLEYDPAKRLTAAQALQSPFFSTGDRVSANCFEGCKNEYPCRRVSQDDNDIRTSSLPGTKRSGLPDDSLIRPAKRQKE